TCTTTCATGATTTTCTCGAGATTGTGTCCGGCATCGATAATGAACAAGCCTTCCGCCTGAGCATCATGGGCAGTGTGATAGCCGATGTCTCCGGTGACGAAGACGTCCGCGCCGCGGAACACAGCCTTGGACACGTACGAGCTACCGTCTCCTCCGACGACGGCCACCTTGCGAACCGGCGCTTCCAGATCGCCGATGACCCGCAGTCCCTGGAGAGAAAAACGCTCCTTGATCGTAAGCGCGAGCTGGCGGAGCGTGACTGGCTCGGGGAGCTGTCCGATCCGCCCAATCCCAAGCCCGGCGCCGGTATTTTCCAGTGGAATCAGATCGTAGGCGACCTCCTCATAGGGATGAGCAGCCAGCATCGCCTTGACCACCGCGCCCTGTCTGGAGGCGGGGATAATCGTCTCGATCCGCACCTCTTCGACGCTTTCCAGCTTGCCGGTTTCCCCGATGTGCGGGTCAGCTCCCTCTCGCGGCAGGAAGGTGCCCGTGCCGCTTAATTGGAAGGAGCAGTGGCTGTAATTGCCGATCCAGCCCGCCCCCGCCCCGGCCATCGCCTGAAACACCTGATCCCGATGTGTGGCCGGTACGAACACCACCAGCTTTTTCAAAGCCTCGCGGTAGCTCACATCCAGCATGTCCACTTGTTCCAGGCCAATCGCTTCGGCCAGCCAGTCATTCATGCCGCCGTCCGCCACATCCAGGTTGGTGTGGGCGGTATAGACTGCGATATCGTGTTTCAGCAGTTTTTCGTACAGCCTGCCTGCAGCCTTGTCCGTCCGCAGATTCTTCAGCGGCCGGTAGATCACGGCATGGTGGGCGACGATCAAATCGACTCCCTCTGCGATCGCCTCGTCGACGACCGACTCCAGCACATCCAGTGCGACCATCACTTTCTTCACCTGTTTTTGTAGGGTTCCGACGTGAAGTCCGATTTTATCCCCTTCCAGCGCCATCGCTTTCGGCGCCAGCTTTTCTACGTACGAAATGACGGTTTGTCCGTGTGCAAACATGTGATCACCCCATCTATCCATTCCAGTTCTGCCTCGACCTCGCGGGCTCTCTTTGCCGCTTCCGTTTTTTCCGAGCGGCGCAGCTGATTCAGCACCTTTTGCCACTTTTCGCGCTCCCGCATCCATTTGCGCGCCAAGACGGGAGACTTTTCCTCCCATAAAAACGGGCCGAGGCGAAGCAGTTCCTCCCGCGAACGATCCTTGTTCCGATAGGGAAGCATGGGCTCTCCCCGGTCAGCCACGAGGATCTCGTAAATAATTCCGTCCTCTTCCAATATGGTTTCATTGGACAGCTGCCAGCCGTTTTCCAGCATCCAGCGGCGGACCAGCTCTTCTCCGACATTGGGCTGCAGCACCAGGCGGCTGACGCCCTCCAGCTTGTCCGCTCCTTCCGTCAAAATGGACACAATCAGTTGACCGCCCATCCCGGCGATACAGATGACGTCCACTTCTCCTTTTTGCAGCACGGCGAGGCCGTTTCCCCTGCGCACAGAGATGCGGTCCTCGGCCCCAATCGTATGTACTTGCTTCAAAGCAGCCTGATAGGGCCCTTCATTCAACTCCCCGGCTACCACGAAAGACGCGATGTTTTGTTGAATGAAATAAGAAGCCAATAGCGCGTGATCCGAACCGATGTCGGCCACACGGGCTCCCTCCGGGCAAAAATCGGCAATGGTCTTCAGGCGCTTGGATATCATCCACGATGTCATACGTTCTTTTCCCCTTCCAATGCATCTATTTTACCCTATTTCCCCCTATTTTCCCAATGCAAAAAAACGCGAAAAAGCCCCGTCTTTCGTCAAGACGAGGCAATTTTCCAACCGCCTAACAGCCGATTTCCCGCGCGATGACGTTGCGCAGGATCTCGGAGGTCCCTTCGCCGATTTCCAAGAGACGCGCATCGCGGAAGAACCGCTCCACCTGGTATTCCTTCATATAACCGTAGCCGCCGTGAATCTGGATCGCTTGATGCGTGGCGGCCATCGCAATTTCGGAGGCGTACAGTTTGGCCATAGCCGCTTCCTTGGTGAACTTTCGCTTGTTGTCCTTCAGCCAGGCCGCTTTGTAAACCATATTGCGGGCCAGCTCGATCTGCATCGCCATGTCGGCCAGCTTATGCTGGATCGCCTGAAAACGGGAGAGCGACTGACCGAAGGCTTTCCGCTCGCTCGCGTATTGAAGCGCTTTGTCATACGCAGCCTGCGCAATGCCGACTGCCATCGCACCGATGCCGATCCGCCCGCCATCCAGCGTGATCAAAAACTGCTTGAAGCCCTCGCCTTCTTTTCCGAGCACGGCGTCCTTGGGGATGCGGACGTTGTCGAGTACCAGTTCGGTCGTGTTGGAGCTGTGAAGACCGAGCTTTTCATAATTGTCGATGACCGTGAAGCCGGGAGTGTCCGTGGGGACGATAAAAGCCGTGATCCCCCGCGTCCCCGCCGATTTGTCCGTCACTGCGGTCAAGGCGACGAACTTGGCATAGGAAGCGTTGGTAATAAAGCATTTGGATCCGTTCAGCACCCATTCGTCTCCGTCGAGGACCGCTGTCGTCCGCGTGCCTCCTGCATCCGATCCGGCATTGGGCTCCGTCAGACCGAAGGCGCCCATGCTTTCTCCGCTGCAAATCTTCGTCAGGTACTCCCGCTTCTGCGCCTCCGTGCCGAACATGGCGAGCGGCGCTCCCCCCAGCGAGATATGGGCCGAATAGGTGATGCCCGTCGAGGCACAGGCACGGCTCAGCTCTTCGACTACGATGGCGAAGCTGATGCTGTCCGCGCCGGCACCGCCGTACTCTTCGTCAAAAGGCAGCCCCATCATATTTAATTCCGCCAGTTGCCGGAAAATATCGGTCGGAAATGCTTTTGTCCGGTCTCGTTCGTCCGCTCCCGGTGCCACGACTTCATCCGCAAATGAACGAACCATATTTTTGAGCATTGCCTGTTCGGTAGTCAGATCAAAATTCATTCGTCAACCAGCCCCCTTGTAAGCGCTTTTTCCCAAGTCTTTCGAAGAACGCATGATTCTGACTGAGCGTTTGCTCAGTTTTCCACCACCATTATACACCAAATCCACCCCTGTTGTGTAAGTCTTTTTTGAAAAATCAAGCAAATGAATCAAAAGCGTCCCGCAAGAAAAAGAGCACGCCAGTTAATTGCGCGCTCCGACGATGACCGCTCCCAAAAAAGAAAGAGCTCCCAAAACATAGCCAATATTGTTTGTTTCTATGTTCATCACGATGGCAAATCCTTCAAAACCGAAACAGGCTGCTGCCAGAAGGATTCCCATCAGCACCCACATTTTTTTATTCATATTCGCTCACCCCAGTCTTTGAACTCCCGCGTCCATTGTACCAAGATTGCGGGAAAAAAGGAAAAGCCCCGCCACAGGAGTCTGGAATCTGTCACAATCTGAGCCACTGATACCAGTACCCCCGCGTGAAGAAGAAGAACAGGGAGCTGAGGAAGACCTTGATAAACAACAAGAGCTGGATCAGCTCCTGCCGGGCTGACGGTATGTAGAGAGACTGGACTTCCGCGCCGAAAAAGGCAACCATGCCGCAAGCGGAGAGTACGCCGGCCCACTTGGGATTGTTCTGGTGAACGAGAAAGCCGAGTCCGATCATCAAGCAAGCGATCGGTACCCAGTACAGC
This sequence is a window from Brevibacillus composti. Protein-coding genes within it:
- a CDS encoding Nif3-like dinuclear metal center hexameric protein encodes the protein MFAHGQTVISYVEKLAPKAMALEGDKIGLHVGTLQKQVKKVMVALDVLESVVDEAIAEGVDLIVAHHAVIYRPLKNLRTDKAAGRLYEKLLKHDIAVYTAHTNLDVADGGMNDWLAEAIGLEQVDMLDVSYREALKKLVVFVPATHRDQVFQAMAGAGAGWIGNYSHCSFQLSGTGTFLPREGADPHIGETGKLESVEEVRIETIIPASRQGAVVKAMLAAHPYEEVAYDLIPLENTGAGLGIGRIGQLPEPVTLRQLALTIKERFSLQGLRVIGDLEAPVRKVAVVGGDGSSYVSKAVFRGADVFVTGDIGYHTAHDAQAEGLFIIDAGHNLEKIMKEKLAAYLRERLQENGYATAVIASRVHTDPYQFL
- a CDS encoding tRNA (adenine(22)-N(1))-methyltransferase: MTSWMISKRLKTIADFCPEGARVADIGSDHALLASYFIQQNIASFVVAGELNEGPYQAALKQVHTIGAEDRISVRRGNGLAVLQKGEVDVICIAGMGGQLIVSILTEGADKLEGVSRLVLQPNVGEELVRRWMLENGWQLSNETILEEDGIIYEILVADRGEPMLPYRNKDRSREELLRLGPFLWEEKSPVLARKWMREREKWQKVLNQLRRSEKTEAAKRAREVEAELEWIDGVITCLHTDKPSFRT
- a CDS encoding acyl-CoA dehydrogenase; protein product: MNFDLTTEQAMLKNMVRSFADEVVAPGADERDRTKAFPTDIFRQLAELNMMGLPFDEEYGGAGADSISFAIVVEELSRACASTGITYSAHISLGGAPLAMFGTEAQKREYLTKICSGESMGAFGLTEPNAGSDAGGTRTTAVLDGDEWVLNGSKCFITNASYAKFVALTAVTDKSAGTRGITAFIVPTDTPGFTVIDNYEKLGLHSSNTTELVLDNVRIPKDAVLGKEGEGFKQFLITLDGGRIGIGAMAVGIAQAAYDKALQYASERKAFGQSLSRFQAIQHKLADMAMQIELARNMVYKAAWLKDNKRKFTKEAAMAKLYASEIAMAATHQAIQIHGGYGYMKEYQVERFFRDARLLEIGEGTSEILRNVIAREIGC